A stretch of the Lolium perenne isolate Kyuss_39 chromosome 3, Kyuss_2.0, whole genome shotgun sequence genome encodes the following:
- the LOC127342668 gene encoding protein NRT1/ PTR FAMILY 2.11 isoform X1, protein MEAAKPQQQREDEQEQERKVGMEKTVKVLSSEEEADSPWSDADEPVQNHRGWKAMPYVIGNETFEKLGTMGTLSNMLVYLTTVYHIPSVSAATLLNIFSGTSNLATVAGAFVSDTYLGRYNTLAAATISSFVGLVILTLTAAFHSLHPPSCNPKAGEQCQGPSGGQLAVLLASFFFLVVGAGGIRPCNLAFGADQFNPRTADGRRGIASFFNWYYFTFTVAMMLSATVIIYLQSNVNWALGLAVPATLMGLSCAVFFMGTRFYVRVRPEGSPFTSFAHVLVASVRKRRLPLPDETSSQLFDPPHRSKLVSKLAYTDQFTCLDRAAVQGPEDELNADGKTAANPWRLCTLQQVEEVKCLARIIPVWSSGIVYFVVLTQLGTYTVLQAAQTDRRLGRSGFEIPQGSFVVFNMLTLTLWIPVYDRLLVPALRRITGREGGITLLQRIGVGLALSVATMAVAAAVEHERRRRSAPMSCFWLVPQQVVAGFSEAFSGIGQTEFYYRQFPENMRSVAGALYFLGFALASYASGLMVMVVHRTTSWLAEDLDEGRVDLFYFITGAIAAVNLVYFVACARWYRFKKSDQDAGGVELDDDSLRKKDSATAVSA, encoded by the exons ATGGAGGCTGCCAAGCCTCAGCAACAGCGGGAGgacgagcaggagcaggagcgcaAGGTCGGCATGGAGAAGACGGTGAAGGTCTTGTCCTCCGAGGAAGAAGCCGACTCGCCGTGGTCGGACGCCGATGAGCCCGTCCAGAACCACCGTGGATGGAAGGCCATGCCATACGTCATAG GGAACGAGACGTTCGAAAAGCTGGGGACGATGGGCACACTGTCGAACATGTTGGTATACCTGACGACGGTGTACCACATACCGAGCGTGAGCGCCGCCACCCTCCTCAACATCTTCTCCGGCACCAGCAACCTCGCCACTGTCGCCGGCGCCTTCGTTAGCGACACCTACCTCGGCCGCTACAACACCCTCGCAGCCGCCACCATTTCCTCCTTCGTCGGCTTGGTCATCCTCACCCTCACTGCTGCCTTCCACTCCCTACACCCTCCAAGCTGCAACCCCAAAGCAGGGGAGCAATGCCAGGGGCCCTCGGGCGGCCAGCTGGCGGTGCTGCTCGCATCCTTCTTCTTTCTCGTCGTCGGAGCCGGCGGCATCCGGCCGTGCAACCTGGCGTTCGGGGCTGACCAGTTCAACCCGCGCACCGCAGATGGCCGCCGAGGCATCGCCAGCTTCTTCAACTGGTACTACTTCACCTTCACCGTCGCCATGATGTTGTCCGCCACCGTCATCATCTACCTCCAGAGCAACGTCAACTGGGCGCTCGGCCTCGCCGTGCCCGCCACGCTCATGGGCCTATCCTGCGCCGTCTTCTTCATGGGAACCCGCTTCTATGTCCGCGTCCGCCCCGAGGGCAGCCCGTTCACCAGCTTCGCACATGTCCTCGTCGCCTCCGTCCGCAAGCGCCGCCTCCCGTTACCCGATGAAACGTCCTCACAGCTGTTCGACCCGCCGCACCGGAGCAAGCTCGTCTCCAAGCTGGCCTACACCGACCAGTTCACGTGCCTCGACAGGGCGGCCGTGCAGGGCCCCGAGGACGAGCTGAATGCCGACGGGAAGACGGCGGCGAACCCGTGGCGGCTGTGCACGCTGCAGCAGGTGGAGGAGGTGAAGTGCCTAGCGCGCATCATCCCAGTGTGGTCGTCAGGTATTGTCTACTTCGTGGTGCTCACCCAGCTCGGCACCTACACCGTGCTCCAGGCGGCACAGACCGACCGCCGCCTCGGCCGATCGGGCTTCGAGATCCCGCAGGGCTCCTTCGTCGTGTTCAACATGCTCACCCTCACGCTCTGGATCCCGGTGTACGACCGGCTGTTGGTGCCGGCGCTGCGGCGTATCACCGGTCGCGAGGGCGGGATCACCCTGCTCCAGCGCATCGGCGTCGGGCTCGCGCTCTCCGTCGCCacaatggcggtggcggcggcggtggagcacGAGCGGCGCCGGAGATCCGCGCCGATGTCGTGCTTCTGGCTGGTGCCACAACAGGTGGTTGCGGGCTTCTCGGAGGCGTTCAGCGGCATCGGGCAGACTGAGTTCTACTACAGGCAGTTCCCTGAGAACATGCGGAGCGTCGCCGGGGCGCTCTATTTCCTGGGGTTTGCGCTGGCAAGCTACGCCAGTGGGCTCATGGTGATGGTGGTGCACCGGACTACGAGCTGGCTGGCCGAGGACCTGGACGAAGGCAGGGTTGACCTGTTCTACTTCATCACGGGCGCCATCGCGGCAGTCAACCTCGTCTACTTTGTTGCGTGTGCACGGTGGTACAGGTTCAAGAAATCGGACCAAGACGCCGGCGGCGTCGAGCTCGACGATGACAGCCTCAGGAAGAAGGATTCTGCGACTGCAGTATCGGCATAA
- the LOC127342668 gene encoding protein NRT1/ PTR FAMILY 2.11 isoform X2 encodes MCVTIQKKTSSKRKMKKKAAHVCGLHPSPGKLILQDSNQQLSQKWNETFEKLGTMGTLSNMLVYLTTVYHIPSVSAATLLNIFSGTSNLATVAGAFVSDTYLGRYNTLAAATISSFVGLVILTLTAAFHSLHPPSCNPKAGEQCQGPSGGQLAVLLASFFFLVVGAGGIRPCNLAFGADQFNPRTADGRRGIASFFNWYYFTFTVAMMLSATVIIYLQSNVNWALGLAVPATLMGLSCAVFFMGTRFYVRVRPEGSPFTSFAHVLVASVRKRRLPLPDETSSQLFDPPHRSKLVSKLAYTDQFTCLDRAAVQGPEDELNADGKTAANPWRLCTLQQVEEVKCLARIIPVWSSGIVYFVVLTQLGTYTVLQAAQTDRRLGRSGFEIPQGSFVVFNMLTLTLWIPVYDRLLVPALRRITGREGGITLLQRIGVGLALSVATMAVAAAVEHERRRRSAPMSCFWLVPQQVVAGFSEAFSGIGQTEFYYRQFPENMRSVAGALYFLGFALASYASGLMVMVVHRTTSWLAEDLDEGRVDLFYFITGAIAAVNLVYFVACARWYRFKKSDQDAGGVELDDDSLRKKDSATAVSA; translated from the exons ATGTGTGTGACCATTCAAAAAAAAACatcatcaaaaagaaaaatgaaaaagaaggCAGCCCATGTgtgtgggttgcatccaagtcCAGGAAAGCTG ATTCTGCAGGATTCTAACCAGCAACTTTCACAAAAAT GGAACGAGACGTTCGAAAAGCTGGGGACGATGGGCACACTGTCGAACATGTTGGTATACCTGACGACGGTGTACCACATACCGAGCGTGAGCGCCGCCACCCTCCTCAACATCTTCTCCGGCACCAGCAACCTCGCCACTGTCGCCGGCGCCTTCGTTAGCGACACCTACCTCGGCCGCTACAACACCCTCGCAGCCGCCACCATTTCCTCCTTCGTCGGCTTGGTCATCCTCACCCTCACTGCTGCCTTCCACTCCCTACACCCTCCAAGCTGCAACCCCAAAGCAGGGGAGCAATGCCAGGGGCCCTCGGGCGGCCAGCTGGCGGTGCTGCTCGCATCCTTCTTCTTTCTCGTCGTCGGAGCCGGCGGCATCCGGCCGTGCAACCTGGCGTTCGGGGCTGACCAGTTCAACCCGCGCACCGCAGATGGCCGCCGAGGCATCGCCAGCTTCTTCAACTGGTACTACTTCACCTTCACCGTCGCCATGATGTTGTCCGCCACCGTCATCATCTACCTCCAGAGCAACGTCAACTGGGCGCTCGGCCTCGCCGTGCCCGCCACGCTCATGGGCCTATCCTGCGCCGTCTTCTTCATGGGAACCCGCTTCTATGTCCGCGTCCGCCCCGAGGGCAGCCCGTTCACCAGCTTCGCACATGTCCTCGTCGCCTCCGTCCGCAAGCGCCGCCTCCCGTTACCCGATGAAACGTCCTCACAGCTGTTCGACCCGCCGCACCGGAGCAAGCTCGTCTCCAAGCTGGCCTACACCGACCAGTTCACGTGCCTCGACAGGGCGGCCGTGCAGGGCCCCGAGGACGAGCTGAATGCCGACGGGAAGACGGCGGCGAACCCGTGGCGGCTGTGCACGCTGCAGCAGGTGGAGGAGGTGAAGTGCCTAGCGCGCATCATCCCAGTGTGGTCGTCAGGTATTGTCTACTTCGTGGTGCTCACCCAGCTCGGCACCTACACCGTGCTCCAGGCGGCACAGACCGACCGCCGCCTCGGCCGATCGGGCTTCGAGATCCCGCAGGGCTCCTTCGTCGTGTTCAACATGCTCACCCTCACGCTCTGGATCCCGGTGTACGACCGGCTGTTGGTGCCGGCGCTGCGGCGTATCACCGGTCGCGAGGGCGGGATCACCCTGCTCCAGCGCATCGGCGTCGGGCTCGCGCTCTCCGTCGCCacaatggcggtggcggcggcggtggagcacGAGCGGCGCCGGAGATCCGCGCCGATGTCGTGCTTCTGGCTGGTGCCACAACAGGTGGTTGCGGGCTTCTCGGAGGCGTTCAGCGGCATCGGGCAGACTGAGTTCTACTACAGGCAGTTCCCTGAGAACATGCGGAGCGTCGCCGGGGCGCTCTATTTCCTGGGGTTTGCGCTGGCAAGCTACGCCAGTGGGCTCATGGTGATGGTGGTGCACCGGACTACGAGCTGGCTGGCCGAGGACCTGGACGAAGGCAGGGTTGACCTGTTCTACTTCATCACGGGCGCCATCGCGGCAGTCAACCTCGTCTACTTTGTTGCGTGTGCACGGTGGTACAGGTTCAAGAAATCGGACCAAGACGCCGGCGGCGTCGAGCTCGACGATGACAGCCTCAGGAAGAAGGATTCTGCGACTGCAGTATCGGCATAA
- the LOC127342668 gene encoding protein NRT1/ PTR FAMILY 2.11 isoform X3, protein MCVTIQKKTSSKRKMKKKAAHVCGLHPSPGKLDSNQQLSQKWNETFEKLGTMGTLSNMLVYLTTVYHIPSVSAATLLNIFSGTSNLATVAGAFVSDTYLGRYNTLAAATISSFVGLVILTLTAAFHSLHPPSCNPKAGEQCQGPSGGQLAVLLASFFFLVVGAGGIRPCNLAFGADQFNPRTADGRRGIASFFNWYYFTFTVAMMLSATVIIYLQSNVNWALGLAVPATLMGLSCAVFFMGTRFYVRVRPEGSPFTSFAHVLVASVRKRRLPLPDETSSQLFDPPHRSKLVSKLAYTDQFTCLDRAAVQGPEDELNADGKTAANPWRLCTLQQVEEVKCLARIIPVWSSGIVYFVVLTQLGTYTVLQAAQTDRRLGRSGFEIPQGSFVVFNMLTLTLWIPVYDRLLVPALRRITGREGGITLLQRIGVGLALSVATMAVAAAVEHERRRRSAPMSCFWLVPQQVVAGFSEAFSGIGQTEFYYRQFPENMRSVAGALYFLGFALASYASGLMVMVVHRTTSWLAEDLDEGRVDLFYFITGAIAAVNLVYFVACARWYRFKKSDQDAGGVELDDDSLRKKDSATAVSA, encoded by the exons ATGTGTGTGACCATTCAAAAAAAAACatcatcaaaaagaaaaatgaaaaagaaggCAGCCCATGTgtgtgggttgcatccaagtcCAGGAAAGCTG GATTCTAACCAGCAACTTTCACAAAAAT GGAACGAGACGTTCGAAAAGCTGGGGACGATGGGCACACTGTCGAACATGTTGGTATACCTGACGACGGTGTACCACATACCGAGCGTGAGCGCCGCCACCCTCCTCAACATCTTCTCCGGCACCAGCAACCTCGCCACTGTCGCCGGCGCCTTCGTTAGCGACACCTACCTCGGCCGCTACAACACCCTCGCAGCCGCCACCATTTCCTCCTTCGTCGGCTTGGTCATCCTCACCCTCACTGCTGCCTTCCACTCCCTACACCCTCCAAGCTGCAACCCCAAAGCAGGGGAGCAATGCCAGGGGCCCTCGGGCGGCCAGCTGGCGGTGCTGCTCGCATCCTTCTTCTTTCTCGTCGTCGGAGCCGGCGGCATCCGGCCGTGCAACCTGGCGTTCGGGGCTGACCAGTTCAACCCGCGCACCGCAGATGGCCGCCGAGGCATCGCCAGCTTCTTCAACTGGTACTACTTCACCTTCACCGTCGCCATGATGTTGTCCGCCACCGTCATCATCTACCTCCAGAGCAACGTCAACTGGGCGCTCGGCCTCGCCGTGCCCGCCACGCTCATGGGCCTATCCTGCGCCGTCTTCTTCATGGGAACCCGCTTCTATGTCCGCGTCCGCCCCGAGGGCAGCCCGTTCACCAGCTTCGCACATGTCCTCGTCGCCTCCGTCCGCAAGCGCCGCCTCCCGTTACCCGATGAAACGTCCTCACAGCTGTTCGACCCGCCGCACCGGAGCAAGCTCGTCTCCAAGCTGGCCTACACCGACCAGTTCACGTGCCTCGACAGGGCGGCCGTGCAGGGCCCCGAGGACGAGCTGAATGCCGACGGGAAGACGGCGGCGAACCCGTGGCGGCTGTGCACGCTGCAGCAGGTGGAGGAGGTGAAGTGCCTAGCGCGCATCATCCCAGTGTGGTCGTCAGGTATTGTCTACTTCGTGGTGCTCACCCAGCTCGGCACCTACACCGTGCTCCAGGCGGCACAGACCGACCGCCGCCTCGGCCGATCGGGCTTCGAGATCCCGCAGGGCTCCTTCGTCGTGTTCAACATGCTCACCCTCACGCTCTGGATCCCGGTGTACGACCGGCTGTTGGTGCCGGCGCTGCGGCGTATCACCGGTCGCGAGGGCGGGATCACCCTGCTCCAGCGCATCGGCGTCGGGCTCGCGCTCTCCGTCGCCacaatggcggtggcggcggcggtggagcacGAGCGGCGCCGGAGATCCGCGCCGATGTCGTGCTTCTGGCTGGTGCCACAACAGGTGGTTGCGGGCTTCTCGGAGGCGTTCAGCGGCATCGGGCAGACTGAGTTCTACTACAGGCAGTTCCCTGAGAACATGCGGAGCGTCGCCGGGGCGCTCTATTTCCTGGGGTTTGCGCTGGCAAGCTACGCCAGTGGGCTCATGGTGATGGTGGTGCACCGGACTACGAGCTGGCTGGCCGAGGACCTGGACGAAGGCAGGGTTGACCTGTTCTACTTCATCACGGGCGCCATCGCGGCAGTCAACCTCGTCTACTTTGTTGCGTGTGCACGGTGGTACAGGTTCAAGAAATCGGACCAAGACGCCGGCGGCGTCGAGCTCGACGATGACAGCCTCAGGAAGAAGGATTCTGCGACTGCAGTATCGGCATAA
- the LOC127342668 gene encoding protein NRT1/ PTR FAMILY 2.11 isoform X4 produces MGTLSNMLVYLTTVYHIPSVSAATLLNIFSGTSNLATVAGAFVSDTYLGRYNTLAAATISSFVGLVILTLTAAFHSLHPPSCNPKAGEQCQGPSGGQLAVLLASFFFLVVGAGGIRPCNLAFGADQFNPRTADGRRGIASFFNWYYFTFTVAMMLSATVIIYLQSNVNWALGLAVPATLMGLSCAVFFMGTRFYVRVRPEGSPFTSFAHVLVASVRKRRLPLPDETSSQLFDPPHRSKLVSKLAYTDQFTCLDRAAVQGPEDELNADGKTAANPWRLCTLQQVEEVKCLARIIPVWSSGIVYFVVLTQLGTYTVLQAAQTDRRLGRSGFEIPQGSFVVFNMLTLTLWIPVYDRLLVPALRRITGREGGITLLQRIGVGLALSVATMAVAAAVEHERRRRSAPMSCFWLVPQQVVAGFSEAFSGIGQTEFYYRQFPENMRSVAGALYFLGFALASYASGLMVMVVHRTTSWLAEDLDEGRVDLFYFITGAIAAVNLVYFVACARWYRFKKSDQDAGGVELDDDSLRKKDSATAVSA; encoded by the coding sequence ATGGGCACACTGTCGAACATGTTGGTATACCTGACGACGGTGTACCACATACCGAGCGTGAGCGCCGCCACCCTCCTCAACATCTTCTCCGGCACCAGCAACCTCGCCACTGTCGCCGGCGCCTTCGTTAGCGACACCTACCTCGGCCGCTACAACACCCTCGCAGCCGCCACCATTTCCTCCTTCGTCGGCTTGGTCATCCTCACCCTCACTGCTGCCTTCCACTCCCTACACCCTCCAAGCTGCAACCCCAAAGCAGGGGAGCAATGCCAGGGGCCCTCGGGCGGCCAGCTGGCGGTGCTGCTCGCATCCTTCTTCTTTCTCGTCGTCGGAGCCGGCGGCATCCGGCCGTGCAACCTGGCGTTCGGGGCTGACCAGTTCAACCCGCGCACCGCAGATGGCCGCCGAGGCATCGCCAGCTTCTTCAACTGGTACTACTTCACCTTCACCGTCGCCATGATGTTGTCCGCCACCGTCATCATCTACCTCCAGAGCAACGTCAACTGGGCGCTCGGCCTCGCCGTGCCCGCCACGCTCATGGGCCTATCCTGCGCCGTCTTCTTCATGGGAACCCGCTTCTATGTCCGCGTCCGCCCCGAGGGCAGCCCGTTCACCAGCTTCGCACATGTCCTCGTCGCCTCCGTCCGCAAGCGCCGCCTCCCGTTACCCGATGAAACGTCCTCACAGCTGTTCGACCCGCCGCACCGGAGCAAGCTCGTCTCCAAGCTGGCCTACACCGACCAGTTCACGTGCCTCGACAGGGCGGCCGTGCAGGGCCCCGAGGACGAGCTGAATGCCGACGGGAAGACGGCGGCGAACCCGTGGCGGCTGTGCACGCTGCAGCAGGTGGAGGAGGTGAAGTGCCTAGCGCGCATCATCCCAGTGTGGTCGTCAGGTATTGTCTACTTCGTGGTGCTCACCCAGCTCGGCACCTACACCGTGCTCCAGGCGGCACAGACCGACCGCCGCCTCGGCCGATCGGGCTTCGAGATCCCGCAGGGCTCCTTCGTCGTGTTCAACATGCTCACCCTCACGCTCTGGATCCCGGTGTACGACCGGCTGTTGGTGCCGGCGCTGCGGCGTATCACCGGTCGCGAGGGCGGGATCACCCTGCTCCAGCGCATCGGCGTCGGGCTCGCGCTCTCCGTCGCCacaatggcggtggcggcggcggtggagcacGAGCGGCGCCGGAGATCCGCGCCGATGTCGTGCTTCTGGCTGGTGCCACAACAGGTGGTTGCGGGCTTCTCGGAGGCGTTCAGCGGCATCGGGCAGACTGAGTTCTACTACAGGCAGTTCCCTGAGAACATGCGGAGCGTCGCCGGGGCGCTCTATTTCCTGGGGTTTGCGCTGGCAAGCTACGCCAGTGGGCTCATGGTGATGGTGGTGCACCGGACTACGAGCTGGCTGGCCGAGGACCTGGACGAAGGCAGGGTTGACCTGTTCTACTTCATCACGGGCGCCATCGCGGCAGTCAACCTCGTCTACTTTGTTGCGTGTGCACGGTGGTACAGGTTCAAGAAATCGGACCAAGACGCCGGCGGCGTCGAGCTCGACGATGACAGCCTCAGGAAGAAGGATTCTGCGACTGCAGTATCGGCATAA